CCCgaataaattatctatttaaGGGAACCAGCGTACTTCTCTTCGAAACCAACCATATTCCTCTGCGTACGAACTTAGCAGCGAGCAAACAACACGCCcacatttatcataattttttattaaaatatttaataacaaacgGACTTGATGACcaaataattgaatgattaaaatcaactaacgggattatagtgaagcaaaaacttggcgtgcccgggTCGTTAAAACGCAATAAACCATCaatgttaaacaataaaaatatggaaattatttgtagaaataaaataatgaaaaaataactcatcaaaaattttacaaagaaaatatgtcaagtacataaacgcattcaaaaatgggacaagatcaatacaattgaacaagtatattaaaaaaaaaggcttagaaaaatcttataaaatctattaaaaaattatttaaatcagtgctcggaattagttgcacatttcgcctcgattcctgaggcaccgcccgctatgcccccactaccgctcTAGGCTCGACGGCCAAgccgccgatcgcgcgcgtgGCCTTGTGTCTCAGGAGCGTCCTGCGATAGATATGCCTGGATCCATTCgcgtgattaaaatttttcttgcgctgtgaataatttttttatttttacacacaattaaagttattaatattatttttacgtctataaacatatttgtatgtacatataatgacaataataaaatataatgtaataattgtaattttgtcaATAGCTTTCCACATCATCCAGAAGGGATATACTATTATtgacgcgtttttttttaagtggtttcccTTATGCCTATTCAACTAAACGATAATAAGAACGATAATAAAGTATGTGACTTGGCAAGAAAATTGTACTCGaaacgtattaatttttatttgatctttTGGGTTGTTTGCACGATTCTACAAGAAATAGTATATCCACAGATAATTTAGAAGAATTAATTCGTATCAACGAGGATAATGATGTATCGCTTTTCTGTGAAAGACGAACgtttttctgtatttatattttttattaacatggaAAAAATTCAAAGATGAAAGTTTCGGAGACGTGGACAACACGATGCatctaaaattttgaagaactCAACTGTCTTTTCTAACCGTGCTTTCAAAGAAAGATTATGTCGCAAATCGCAAGTTCTGCCTGAAATTCTAGGCTTTATTTTTCGATTTGCACAGCGAGAGGATTCTCAAacagaaataaatcatttcttagCGTTTCGAAGTCATTGAAACGCGTatcaaattgatttattagagaattgattatatttatatactttttaaaattacattctgTGCCATATTTTTCGAAGAGAATCTGGCAGGACGGAAAAAAGTgaagaatattgtttttaattgacttttgaataattgtaacttattgcaaaataaattgacATGACTAACTAATTGAGAAATTATTTGATCGGTCTTTTACAGCTTTAAattcagaatatttaaatggTTTGTCATGTCAGTTATGAGAGCAAGTTTGCAAAGCGAGTTTACATTCTGGAAAAAAGATTTAACTTCTTCATATTTTGCAGCAAAGTTTtcttgcaagaaaaaaaagatctctTTTCTTATTGCAAAGTACGTTATATTATGTTCTTGAAGAAATTGctgaaaaagaattgttttttatgactgagaaatttttaaccacttttaataatattaatgatttttcacTTAAGGGAATGCTAGCAGCTTCTTCAAGAGTCGATGAATTTCTAAATGACTACTGCTGCGATGAGGcatttctttacaaatttttcctTGTAGAatgacttgaaattttttgcgattaaatttgaaattgcaTATGAGGCTTTAAGAGCTTGTACTGAAGATGTAGCATTCGATATTCGAACTACACCttcttaataaatcaatttgaatCCTTCGATTAAGTTAAACTTCTCCTCGTCTACATACTTCGAGTACTCGTGCAAATGCTTAATCTTATAATGCCTAAACAGGgcgtattttttaacaatattggGTTTATGTAAGTCAATTGAGCATTTTTGTTCGAATCGTGCAAAACGATTTTTCACATGTCAAGGAGCTATTAGATTTCGTTCCATTGCATTCAAGAACAACAGGCTTGGATATTTTCAAAGCCGTTGatcaaactttaaaaaagtttgatactaattttgttaaatgttCAGCTATCGTTACCGATGGTGCAAAAGCAATGATTGGTGCAAAGAATGGATTATTCGGTCAAATAAAGCAGCGAGTTAAAGTTCCCTGTCATTCATTGCGTAATTCATCAAGAAGCGTTATGTGGGAAAATTGTGAAACTATCCACGGCAATGCAAACCGtgacaaaaattatcaatactaTTAAAGGTGGTCAAAAATTTCTTAGTCATAGAAAGTTTCAGCAATTTCTCCAGAAACATAACGCAACATACACAGATGTGCCTCTATATTGTGAAGTTCGGTGGCTCAGTGCAAAAAGATGCTTAGAAAAATTCTTTGCAATAAGAAAAGAGATCTTCCTTTTCTTGCAAGAAAATTTTGCTGCAAAATATGAAGAATTCAAATCTTTTTTCGAGGATGTAAACTCGCTTTGCGAGCTTGCTCTCATAACTGACATGAcaaatcatttaaatattcttaatttaaagctGCAAAAGACCAATCAAGTAATTTCTCAATTAGTTAGTCATGTCGATTCTTTTCgtagaaaattacaattatttaaaagtcaaTTAGAAAGCaatattcttcatttttttccgTCCTGCCAGATTCTCTTCAAAGAATACGGCAcagattgtaattttaaaaagtatataaatataatcgattctctaataaatcaatttgatAGGCGTTTCAATGACTTCAAAACGCtaagaaatgatttaattctttttgagaaTCCTCTCACTGTGCAAATCGAGAAACAAAGTCTAGACTTTCAGGCAGAACTTTGCGATTTGCAACATGATCTCTCTTTAAAAGCACGGTTAGAAAAGGAAGTTGagttcttcaaaattttagatGCATCGTGTTATCCACGTCTCCGAAACTTTGGTCTTCGAATTTTCTCCATGTTTGGGTCCACATATTTATGCAAATGCTCATTttctaa
This DNA window, taken from Monomorium pharaonis isolate MP-MQ-018 chromosome 6, ASM1337386v2, whole genome shotgun sequence, encodes the following:
- the LOC118646339 gene encoding general transcription factor II-I repeat domain-containing protein 2B-like, with translation MQTVTKIINTIKGGQKFLSHRKFQQFLQKHNATYTDVPLYCEVRWLSAKRCLEKFFAIRKEIFLFLQENFAAKYEEFKSFFEDVNSLCELALITDMTNHLNILNLKLQKTNQVISQLVSHVDSFRRKLQLFKSQLESNILHFFPSCQILFKEYGTDCNFKKYINIIDSLINQFDRRFNDFKTLRNDLILFENPLTVQIEKQSLDFQAELCDLQHDLSLKARLEKEVEFFKILDASCYPRLRNFGLRIFSMFGSTYLCKCSFSKMKNIKTEKCSSLSDALLSSLMRTSSSKLSVDIPSLVESCKRPRRSNEN